From the genome of Nicotiana sylvestris chromosome 2, ASM39365v2, whole genome shotgun sequence, one region includes:
- the LOC104216537 gene encoding uncharacterized protein yields the protein MSRLSFRPRPLDIHKKLPILKSIKDFEDDDGQTNTRNLILRLAAEATENEVPQTSSKKLAPEIPTPESVIVDTYERDYSPTFAQPTSYIHARGARAEIGEFVEYDLDNEDEDWLQEFNRERKVLAAEKLETILYKLEVLDHKARERAGVIATTLGSPVPVLLSFDAAVEALQSLSIKYGVFQSIYNYWKDKRERWQKPVLRRLQPPPPVNDTNPYNVFRPREKAHRLHTRRMQRRENNAQSFEKLRQVRRNLDQAKIILEALIKREEKKREVIESEINLQRLQMKHKNESDLFGDTLALPEFPSFPSKVVSSEDEFVDSDDPTISRPHGRHIAQNVTFPESKPVIASPGIMRREFKRRHVPVGWLHKLDPNEPPLLFTKPLDPDKLSAAGIIPPGSPTPNDLHAHTFNFRGRMGRGGRIVFDRWNPLSHTPIECGDTLYVPPKSRHSAHQ from the exons ATGAGTAGACTCTCATTTAGGCCGCGTCCACTTGACATTCACAAGAAGTTGCCAATTTTAAAATCTATCAAGGATTTTGAGGATGATGATGGCCAGACTAATACGCGGAACCTCATTCTTCGTCTCGCTGCTGAAGCTACAGAAAATGAG GTACCACAAACTTCTAGCAAGAAGTTGGCTCCTGAAATACCTACTCCTGAATCTGTGATTGTGGATACATATGAAAGAGATTATTCACCCACTTTTGCTCAGCCGACATCATATATACATGCTAGAGGAG CTCGGGCTGAGATTGGAGAATTTGTTGAGTATGATCTTGACAATGAGGATGAAGACTGGCTTCAAGAGTTCAACAGAGAAAGAAAGGTTCTTGCAGCCGAAAA GTTGGAGACTATCCTGTACAAACTAGAAGTTTTAGATCACAAAGCCCGAGAAAGAGCCGGAGTTATAGCAACTACTCTTGGCTCTCCAGTTCCTGTGCTTCTAAGTTTTGATGCTGCTGTTGAG GCCTTGCAATCTTTGTCTATTAAATATGGAGTGTTCCAGTCTATTTATAATTACTGGAAGGATAAG CGGGAGCGGTGGCAGAAGCCTGTTCTTCGGCGTTTGCAG CCTCCTCCGCCAGTTAACGACACGAATCCATATAATGTATTTAGGCCAAGGGAGAAGGCCCACAGACTTCATACAAGGAGG ATGCAAAGGAGGGAAAACAATGCACAGTCATTTGAAAAGCTTCGCCAG GTTAGGCGCAATCTTGACCAAGCAAAGATCATCCTTGAGGCTCTCATCAAG AGAGAGGAGAAGAAGCGAGAGGTTATTGAGAGTGAGATTAATCTCCAGAGACTTCAAATGAAACACAAG AATGAAAGTGATCTTTTTGGGGATACCTTGGCTCTACCTGAATTTCCTTCCTTCCCAAGTAAGGTTGTTTCAAGTGAGGATGAATTTGTCGACTCTGATGATCCTACTATTAGCCGTCCACATGGTCGTCATATAGCACAAAATGTAACCTTCCCCGAATCCAAACCGGTGATAGCTTCTCCTGGAATCATGAGGCGAGAGTTCAAGCGACGACACGTGCCGGTTGGATGGCTGCATAAATTG GATCCGAACGAGCCACCTTTGCTATTCACAAAACCTCTAGACCCAGACAAATTGTCAGCTGCAGGTATTATACCTCCAGGTTCTCCAACACCAAATGACCTACATGCGCACACATTTAATTTTCGCGGAAGGATGGGGCGAGGTGGCCGTATCGTGTTTGATAGATGGAATCCACTTAGCCATACACCAATTGAGTGCGGTGATACTCTATATGTTCCACCAAAGTCCCGACATTCTGCACATCAGTGA